One Methanoculleus sp. 7T genomic window carries:
- a CDS encoding nascent polypeptide-associated complex protein, whose translation MFPGKINPKKMKQMMKQMGMEMEEIEGVEKVVIYTPAGNYVFDDAQVVATTMQGVTTYQLTGEARFEEAAPEIPDEDVALVASQAGVAEEVAKKALIETRGDIAEAILKLAQQ comes from the coding sequence ATGTTTCCAGGAAAGATAAACCCAAAAAAGATGAAACAGATGATGAAGCAGATGGGCATGGAGATGGAGGAGATCGAGGGCGTGGAGAAGGTCGTGATCTACACGCCTGCGGGGAACTACGTCTTTGACGATGCCCAGGTCGTCGCGACTACCATGCAGGGGGTCACCACCTACCAGCTCACCGGAGAGGCGCGGTTTGAAGAGGCGGCTCCCGAGATCCCGGACGAAGATGTCGCCCTCGTCGCATCCCAGGCCGGCGTTGCCGAGGAAGTTGCCAAGAAGGCGCTCATCGAGACCCGTGGCGACATCGCCGAAGC
- a CDS encoding PUA domain-containing protein gives MSTEYSKDSSLRRVQIIADFQFGAGSGEALFPDDCTFQFSTTGRVRQVRIGKERLATVRAQDGRLTLGIAGAERLAAVLAPPAYRVTVQEDVAPFIADGKNAMAKHVVAADERIRTGDEVLVVTGDDVLLATGAALLSGGEMLAFNYGVAVKVRQGRGSECFQER, from the coding sequence GTGTCAACCGAATACTCAAAAGACAGTTCGCTTCGGCGGGTCCAGATAATAGCTGACTTCCAGTTCGGCGCCGGGTCGGGAGAGGCTCTCTTTCCCGACGACTGCACCTTCCAGTTCTCCACGACGGGGCGCGTCCGCCAGGTGCGGATCGGGAAAGAGAGGCTTGCCACCGTCAGGGCGCAGGACGGCCGCCTGACCCTCGGGATCGCCGGAGCGGAGCGCCTTGCCGCCGTCCTTGCCCCCCCGGCATACCGGGTGACGGTGCAGGAGGATGTAGCCCCGTTCATTGCAGACGGGAAGAACGCGATGGCAAAGCATGTCGTCGCCGCCGACGAGCGTATCCGCACAGGCGACGAGGTGCTGGTGGTGACCGGAGACGATGTGCTCCTCGCCACCGGCGCCGCCCTGCTCTCCGGTGGGGAGATGCTGGCATTTAATTACGGTGTAGCGGTAAAAGTACGACAGGGGAGAGGATCGGAATGTTTCCAGGAAAGATAA